AGAACTCAGGAAAACCAGGAAGCAATGGCAACAATTTGCTTTGGTGGGAAACTATTTGTAATCGGAGTTACTAGCGCCATTCCGCTCAAATTAACCGGGTGGCCCCGAATGCAATTCGGGGTGAGCGCAGCGAACAGGAGGTCGCAGGGCACTCTTGCGGAAATCAGAAACAATACAACACTGAAAACCGAAAGCCAATCATCGTTAACAACACGATTCCAACTCTGAAACGATTGCATCGATATCAAGGGGCATCACCCGGCCTTCTCTCTCGGCTTCCAGGGACTGCTGAATCTGCTGCTTCAGCTCGGCGTGTCTCTGCTTCAACTCCCGAAAGACCTCCAGCGCTTCTGTAACCAGGGCGCTTTCATCTTCATAATGACCGCTGGCCATTTCTTCTTCGATGAACTTGAGAATCTCTGGGGGATAACCGGTTGACATGACTGTCTCCTGACTGGGAAAGTAGCGATCACATGATCATACCATGAAGTTTGCTGAGATGTCAAAAAGAGAATCTCTATATGCAGGATAGCACCCGCCACTCACGAAGCCGAAAGCTTCAGCCCCAGCACGCCCCCCACGATCAGCACCAGACAGAGCCCGCGCCAGATCGTGACCGGTTCACCAAACAGGAAGGCACTCAGCACCGCCGTCCCTAATGCGCCGATCCCCGTCCAGACCGCGTAACCGGTGCCCACCGGAATCGTGCGGACCGCCAGGGCCAGCAGGAACATGCTCGCCGCCATCATGCCAATGGTCAGCACGCTGGGCCATAACCGAGTGAAACCGTCCGTGTATTTCATCCCGACTGCCCAGCCGATCTCCAGCACCGCCGCCATCAAAAGAATCACCCATGCCATAACGCACCTGTCACTGCTGTGGCAGGGTCGTCCCCGCCGACGGGAAAAACATGCAGGTCGTCCTGCAATGGGAGTGTTCCCGGCATTATACGCCCCACATCCGCCGGGACAAGCGGCAGGAAACCCGGATTCACCACTTGACAGAAATAGACAGACCTGTATACTTCGATTATTCAGACACGCGACAACTGCAAAGAAGAACCAGCCGCAATGCATTCGCCCCGGTCAGGTGTCTTCGCTGATAATCGTACTAAATACGAACTAACTGGTACCAGAGTCACACGCTATCGAATGAGGTCCGCCTCGTTCTCGTTTTTAAATAGACATTATACAGACCTGTCTGTTTTTTATAATTCCAGACCAACAAAGGAGACACACATGACTGCCATCAAACCCCCGTTCAATTTCGCCACCGCCACCGCCAAAGTCCGTGCTGCGGAAGATGCCTGGAACAGCCGCGACCCTGAAACGGTCTCCCTGGCCTACTCCCCGGATTCCGAGTGGCGGAACCGCGATCAGTTTCTGCAGGGACGCGATCAGATCCGGGAATTCCTCGCCGGCAAATGGGAACGGGAACTCGATTACCGGCTCGTCAAATCGCTGTGGAGCTATTCGGAAAACCGCATCGGCGTTCGCTTTCAGTACGAGTATCACGATGCAGACGGCCAATGGTTTCGCGCCTATGGAAATGAACTCTGGGAGTTTGACGAAGCAGGACTCATGCGCCGTCGCGAAGCCAGCATCAACGATGTCCCCATCCCCGCAGACCAGCGCCGTTTTCACTGGCCCACCTCCGGTCCCCGACCATTGATGCACGCAGGCATTCCGG
This is a stretch of genomic DNA from Gimesia chilikensis. It encodes these proteins:
- a CDS encoding ribbon-helix-helix domain-containing protein; translated protein: MSTGYPPEILKFIEEEMASGHYEDESALVTEALEVFRELKQRHAELKQQIQQSLEAEREGRVMPLDIDAIVSELESCC
- a CDS encoding DMT family transporter, giving the protein MAWVILLMAAVLEIGWAVGMKYTDGFTRLWPSVLTIGMMAASMFLLALAVRTIPVGTGYAVWTGIGALGTAVLSAFLFGEPVTIWRGLCLVLIVGGVLGLKLSAS
- a CDS encoding nuclear transport factor 2 family protein, with protein sequence MTAIKPPFNFATATAKVRAAEDAWNSRDPETVSLAYSPDSEWRNRDQFLQGRDQIREFLAGKWERELDYRLVKSLWSYSENRIGVRFQYEYHDADGQWFRAYGNELWEFDEAGLMRRREASINDVPIPADQRRFHWPTSGPRPLMHAGIPDVA